From the Streptomyces nigrescens genome, one window contains:
- a CDS encoding dihydroorotase, which translates to MSKILIRGAKVLGGEPQDVLIDGETIAEVGTGLSAEGAQVIEADGKILLPGLVDLHTHLREPGREDSETVLTGTKAAAVGGFTAVHAMANTFPVADTAGVVEQVWRLGKESGYCDVQPIGAVTVGLEGKKLAELGAMHDSAAGVRVFSDDGKCVDDAVIMRRALEYVKAFDGVVAQHAQEPRLTEGAQMNEGIVSAELGLGGWPAVAEESIIARDVLLAAHVGSRVHICHLSTAGSVEIVRWAKSKGWNVTAEVTPHHLLLTDELVRSYNPVYKVNPPLRTEADVLALREALADGTIDCVATDHAPHPHEDKDCEWGAAAMGMVGLETALSVVQHTMVDSGLLDWAGVADRMSFRPAHIGRLEGHGRPVSAGEPANLTLLDSAYRGEVDPAGFASRSRNTPYEGRELPGRVTHTFLRGRATVVDGKLA; encoded by the coding sequence ATGAGCAAGATCCTTATTCGCGGCGCGAAGGTCCTCGGTGGCGAGCCGCAGGACGTGCTGATCGACGGTGAGACCATCGCCGAGGTCGGGACCGGGCTGAGCGCCGAGGGCGCCCAGGTCATCGAGGCCGACGGCAAGATCCTGCTGCCGGGCCTGGTCGACCTGCACACCCATCTGCGCGAGCCGGGCCGCGAGGACTCCGAGACCGTGCTGACCGGCACCAAGGCGGCCGCGGTCGGCGGCTTCACCGCCGTGCACGCCATGGCCAACACCTTCCCCGTCGCGGACACCGCGGGCGTCGTCGAGCAGGTCTGGCGGCTGGGCAAGGAGTCCGGCTACTGCGACGTCCAGCCCATCGGTGCGGTCACCGTCGGCCTGGAGGGCAAGAAGCTCGCCGAGCTCGGCGCGATGCACGACTCGGCGGCCGGGGTGCGGGTCTTCTCCGACGACGGCAAGTGCGTGGACGACGCCGTGATCATGCGGCGCGCCCTGGAGTACGTGAAGGCCTTCGACGGTGTCGTCGCCCAGCACGCCCAGGAGCCCCGGCTCACCGAGGGTGCCCAGATGAACGAGGGCATCGTCTCCGCCGAGCTGGGCCTCGGCGGCTGGCCCGCGGTCGCCGAGGAGTCGATCATCGCCCGCGATGTGCTGCTCGCCGCGCACGTCGGCTCCCGGGTGCACATCTGCCACCTGTCGACGGCCGGCTCGGTCGAGATCGTCCGCTGGGCCAAGTCCAAGGGCTGGAACGTCACCGCCGAGGTCACCCCGCACCACCTGCTGCTCACCGACGAGCTCGTCCGCAGCTACAACCCCGTCTACAAGGTGAACCCGCCGCTGCGCACCGAGGCCGATGTCCTGGCGCTGCGCGAGGCGCTCGCCGACGGCACCATCGACTGCGTCGCCACCGACCACGCCCCGCACCCGCACGAGGACAAGGACTGCGAGTGGGGCGCGGCGGCCATGGGCATGGTCGGCCTGGAGACCGCGCTCTCCGTCGTCCAGCACACGATGGTCGACAGCGGCCTGCTGGACTGGGCCGGCGTCGCCGACCGGATGTCCTTCCGCCCGGCGCACATCGGCCGCCTGGAAGGCCACGGCCGCCCCGTCTCGGCTGGTGAGCCCGCCAACCTCACACTGCTCGATTCCGCTTACCGTGGAGAGGTGGACCCCGCGGGCTTCGCCTCCCGCAGCCGCAACACCCCCTACGAGGGCCGTGAGCTGCCGGGACGCGTCACCCACACCTTCCTGCGGGGCCGGGCAACGGTCGTCGACGGGAAGCTGGCGTGA
- the carA gene encoding glutamine-hydrolyzing carbamoyl-phosphate synthase small subunit yields MTTSTRGTAKIPAVLVLEDGRTFRGRAYGAVGETFGEAVFSTGMTGYQETLTDPSYHRQVVVMTAPHIGNTGVNDEDPESGRIWVSGYVVRDPARLPSNWRSVRSLDDELVAQGVVGISGVDTRALTRHLRESGAMRVGIFSGDALPDEGTMLAKVRQAPEMQGADLSTQVATEESYVVPAIGTKKFTVAAIDLGIKGMTPHRMAERGIEVHVLPATATVEDVYAVNPDGVFFSNGPGDPATADHPVSVMRGVLERKTPLFGICFGNQILGRALGFGTFKLKYGHRGINQPVQDRTTGKVEVTAHNHGFAVDAPLDKVSDTPFGRAEVSHVCLNDNVVEGLHLLDQPAFSVQYHPEAAAGPHDAAYLFDRFVSLMEGQRA; encoded by the coding sequence ATGACGACCTCCACCAGGGGGACTGCCAAGATCCCCGCCGTACTCGTCCTGGAGGACGGCCGCACCTTCCGCGGCCGTGCCTACGGGGCCGTGGGGGAGACCTTCGGCGAAGCGGTGTTCTCCACCGGCATGACCGGCTATCAGGAGACGCTGACCGACCCCTCGTACCACCGCCAGGTCGTCGTCATGACCGCCCCGCACATCGGCAACACCGGTGTGAACGACGAGGACCCCGAGTCCGGGAGGATCTGGGTCTCCGGCTACGTCGTCCGCGACCCCGCCCGGCTCCCCTCCAACTGGCGCTCGGTGCGCTCGCTGGACGACGAGCTGGTCGCCCAGGGCGTCGTCGGCATCAGCGGCGTCGACACCCGTGCGCTGACCCGGCACCTGCGGGAGAGCGGTGCCATGCGGGTCGGCATCTTCTCCGGCGACGCGCTGCCCGACGAGGGCACGATGCTGGCCAAGGTGCGCCAGGCCCCTGAGATGCAGGGCGCCGACCTGTCCACGCAGGTCGCCACGGAGGAGTCCTACGTCGTCCCGGCGATCGGTACCAAGAAGTTCACCGTCGCCGCGATCGACCTGGGCATCAAGGGCATGACCCCGCACCGGATGGCCGAGCGCGGCATCGAGGTGCACGTGCTGCCCGCCACCGCCACCGTCGAGGACGTCTACGCGGTGAACCCGGACGGCGTGTTCTTCTCCAACGGCCCCGGCGACCCGGCCACCGCCGACCACCCGGTCTCCGTCATGCGCGGAGTGCTGGAGCGCAAGACGCCGCTGTTCGGCATCTGCTTCGGCAACCAGATCCTGGGCCGCGCACTGGGCTTCGGCACCTTCAAGCTCAAGTACGGGCACCGCGGCATCAACCAGCCGGTGCAGGACCGTACGACCGGCAAGGTCGAGGTCACCGCGCACAACCACGGTTTCGCCGTCGACGCCCCGCTCGACAAGGTCTCCGACACCCCCTTCGGCCGCGCCGAGGTCTCCCACGTCTGCCTCAACGACAACGTGGTGGAGGGTCTGCACCTCCTCGACCAGCCGGCCTTCAGCGTCCAGTACCACCCCGAAGCCGCAGCGGGTCCGCACGACGCCGCGTACCTCTTCGACCGCTTCGTATCCCTGATGGAGGGCCAGCGTGCCTAA
- the pyrR gene encoding bifunctional pyr operon transcriptional regulator/uracil phosphoribosyltransferase PyrR produces the protein MDASSSDTTAQLPARPVLEGPDIARMLTRIAHEIVERAKGADDVVLLGIPTRGVFLARRLAAKLEEITGRTVPVGSLDITMYRDDLRLGPARTLARTDIPADGIEGRVVLLVDDVLFSGRTIRAALDALGDIGRPRAVQLAVLVDRGHRELPIRADYVGKNLPTSLRETVKVQLTEEDGRDAVLLGVKHTAPAGER, from the coding sequence ATGGACGCAAGCAGTTCCGACACGACGGCTCAGCTCCCCGCACGCCCGGTGCTCGAAGGCCCGGACATCGCGCGGATGCTCACCCGTATCGCCCACGAGATCGTCGAGCGCGCCAAGGGCGCGGACGATGTGGTGCTCCTGGGGATCCCCACCCGCGGCGTCTTCCTCGCCCGGCGACTGGCCGCCAAGCTCGAAGAGATCACCGGCCGTACGGTCCCGGTCGGCTCGCTCGACATCACGATGTACCGCGACGACCTGCGCCTGGGCCCCGCCCGCACGCTCGCCCGCACGGACATCCCCGCCGACGGCATCGAGGGCAGGGTCGTCCTGCTCGTCGACGACGTCCTCTTCTCCGGGCGCACGATCCGCGCCGCGCTGGACGCGCTGGGCGACATCGGCCGGCCGCGCGCCGTGCAGCTGGCGGTCCTCGTCGACCGGGGGCACCGCGAACTGCCGATCCGCGCCGACTACGTGGGCAAGAACCTCCCCACGTCGCTGCGGGAGACGGTCAAGGTCCAGCTCACCGAGGAGGACGGCCGGGACGCCGTGCTGCTCGGCGTGAAGCACACCGCCCCGGCCGGCGAGCGATAG
- the aroQ gene encoding type II 3-dehydroquinate dehydratase, whose amino-acid sequence MSGKTRRVLVLNGPNLGRLGSREPDVYGATSYTGLVEECTRLGKELGFEAEVRETNDEGEMIRWLHEAADGSIPVIINPGAFTHYSYGMRDAAAQRTAPLIEVHISNPYAREEFRHNSVIAAIASGTVAGFGIGSYRLALRALAEELDG is encoded by the coding sequence ATGAGCGGCAAGACCCGGCGGGTGCTCGTCCTCAACGGGCCCAACCTCGGCCGGCTGGGCTCCCGTGAGCCCGATGTCTACGGCGCCACCTCCTACACCGGACTGGTCGAGGAGTGCACCCGGCTCGGCAAGGAGCTGGGGTTCGAGGCCGAGGTCCGGGAGACCAACGACGAGGGCGAGATGATCCGCTGGCTGCACGAGGCCGCCGACGGATCGATTCCGGTCATCATCAACCCCGGTGCCTTCACGCACTATTCGTACGGCATGCGGGACGCGGCAGCCCAGCGCACCGCCCCGCTGATCGAGGTGCACATCTCCAACCCGTACGCCCGCGAGGAGTTCCGCCACAATTCGGTCATCGCGGCCATCGCCAGCGGTACGGTCGCCGGCTTCGGCATCGGCTCGTACCGTCTGGCGCTCCGCGCGCTGGCCGAGGAGCTGGACGGCTGA
- the efp gene encoding elongation factor P yields the protein MASTNDLKNGMVLKLEGGQLWSVVEFQHVKPGKGPAFVRTKLKNVLSGKVVDKTFNAGVKVETATVDKRGMQFSYMDGDYFVFMDMDTYDQLHVDRKSVGDAANYLIEGFEAVVAQHEGEVLYVELPAAVELTIKHTEPGVQGDRSTGGSKPAELETGYSIQVPLFITTGEKIKVDTRTGDYLGRVNS from the coding sequence GTGGCATCCACGAACGACCTCAAGAACGGCATGGTGCTCAAGCTCGAAGGCGGCCAGCTCTGGTCCGTCGTCGAGTTCCAGCACGTCAAGCCCGGCAAGGGCCCCGCCTTTGTCCGCACGAAGCTCAAGAACGTGCTGTCCGGCAAGGTGGTGGACAAGACCTTCAACGCCGGCGTGAAGGTCGAGACGGCCACCGTCGACAAGCGCGGAATGCAGTTCTCGTACATGGACGGCGACTACTTCGTCTTCATGGACATGGACACCTACGACCAGCTGCACGTCGACCGCAAGTCCGTCGGTGACGCCGCGAACTACCTCATCGAGGGCTTCGAGGCGGTCGTGGCGCAGCACGAGGGCGAGGTGCTCTACGTCGAGCTCCCCGCCGCGGTCGAGCTGACCATCAAGCACACCGAGCCCGGTGTGCAGGGCGACCGCTCCACCGGCGGCTCCAAGCCCGCCGAGCTGGAGACCGGCTACTCCATCCAGGTGCCGCTCTTCATCACCACCGGTGAGAAGATCAAGGTCGACACCCGCACGGGCGACTACCTCGGCCGGGTGAACAGCTAA
- a CDS encoding aspartate carbamoyltransferase catalytic subunit, with protein sequence MKRHLISAADLTRDDAVLILDTAEEMARVADRPIKKLPTLRGRTVVNLFFEDSTRTRISFEAAAKRLSADVINFSAKGSSVSKGESLKDTALTLEAMGADAVVIRHHDSGAPHRLATSGWIGGSVVNAGDGTHEHPTQALLDAFTMRRRLVGADAGLGQDLAGRRITIVGDILHSRVARSNVHLLHTLGAEVTLVAPPTLVPIGVEQWPCEVSYDLDAVVAKSDAVMMLRVQRERMNAAFFPTEREYARRYGLDGDRMSRMPEHAIVMHPGPMNRGMEITAEVADSPRCTAVEQVTNGVSIRMAVLYLLLGGNEPALTAGNGTSTRTEESK encoded by the coding sequence ATGAAGCGTCACCTCATCTCGGCCGCCGACCTCACGCGCGACGACGCCGTCCTGATCCTCGACACCGCCGAGGAGATGGCCCGGGTCGCCGACCGGCCGATCAAGAAGCTCCCCACCCTGCGCGGACGCACCGTCGTCAACCTCTTCTTCGAGGACTCGACCCGCACCCGCATCTCGTTCGAAGCCGCCGCCAAGCGGCTCTCCGCCGACGTCATCAACTTCTCCGCCAAGGGTTCCTCGGTCTCCAAGGGCGAGTCGCTCAAGGACACCGCCCTCACCCTGGAGGCGATGGGCGCGGACGCCGTCGTCATCCGGCACCACGACTCCGGCGCCCCGCACCGCCTGGCGACCTCCGGCTGGATCGGCGGCTCCGTGGTGAACGCCGGTGACGGCACGCACGAGCACCCCACCCAGGCACTGCTGGACGCCTTCACGATGCGCCGCCGCCTCGTCGGCGCCGACGCGGGCCTGGGCCAGGACCTCGCCGGCCGCCGCATCACCATCGTCGGCGACATCCTGCACAGCCGGGTCGCCCGCTCCAACGTCCATCTGCTGCACACCCTGGGTGCCGAGGTCACCCTGGTCGCGCCGCCGACGCTGGTGCCGATCGGGGTCGAGCAGTGGCCCTGCGAGGTCTCGTACGACCTGGACGCCGTGGTCGCCAAGTCCGACGCAGTGATGATGCTGCGCGTCCAGCGCGAGCGGATGAACGCGGCGTTCTTCCCGACCGAGCGGGAGTACGCGCGGCGCTACGGCCTGGACGGCGACCGGATGTCCCGGATGCCGGAGCACGCGATCGTGATGCACCCCGGCCCGATGAACCGCGGTATGGAGATCACCGCCGAGGTCGCCGACTCGCCGCGCTGCACGGCCGTCGAGCAGGTCACCAACGGCGTCAGCATCCGGATGGCCGTCCTGTATCTGCTGCTGGGCGGCAACGAGCCCGCCCTGACCGCCGGCAACGGCACCAGCACTCGCACCGAGGAGAGCAAGTAA
- a CDS encoding Pro-rich N-terminal domain-containing protein, which translates to MQYAVGAPLPPPRGQASGPGAAMHWTPNPGGHTPPTSPQAPSAPPPAPAAPPPAQQPAPGQGWHGPAPQQAPPTPHSTDITGHVPLPPGAPVPLPSPPTDAAPDAAHTAVAVLLIGPAGAGKTSVARHWADTRRVPTAHISLDDVREWVRAGFADPQAGWNDHSEAQYRLARRTCGFAARNFLANGISCILDDAVFPDRPVVGLGGWKRHVGPGLLPIVLLPGLEIVLERNARRSGNRRLSDEEVARIHGRMAGWYGSGLPIIDNSQHDVATTVRVLDDVVARSIASPPNW; encoded by the coding sequence ATGCAGTACGCAGTGGGGGCTCCGCTGCCGCCGCCCCGCGGGCAGGCATCAGGACCCGGGGCCGCCATGCACTGGACGCCCAACCCGGGAGGGCATACCCCGCCCACCTCGCCGCAGGCCCCTTCGGCCCCGCCGCCGGCTCCCGCTGCCCCGCCGCCCGCGCAGCAGCCCGCCCCCGGCCAGGGCTGGCACGGGCCCGCACCCCAGCAGGCCCCGCCCACCCCGCACAGCACGGACATCACCGGCCATGTGCCGCTGCCCCCGGGCGCCCCCGTGCCGCTGCCCAGCCCGCCCACCGATGCCGCACCGGACGCCGCGCACACGGCTGTCGCGGTGCTGCTCATCGGCCCGGCCGGGGCCGGCAAGACCAGCGTGGCGCGCCACTGGGCCGACACCCGGCGGGTGCCGACCGCGCACATCAGCCTCGACGACGTCCGCGAATGGGTGCGCGCCGGCTTCGCCGACCCGCAGGCCGGCTGGAACGACCACTCCGAGGCCCAGTACCGCCTCGCCCGTCGTACCTGCGGCTTCGCGGCCCGTAACTTCCTCGCCAACGGCATCTCCTGCATCCTCGACGACGCCGTCTTCCCCGACCGGCCGGTCGTCGGCCTGGGCGGCTGGAAGCGCCATGTGGGCCCCGGTCTGCTGCCGATCGTGCTGCTGCCCGGCCTGGAGATCGTGCTGGAGCGCAACGCCCGGCGCAGCGGCAACCGCCGGCTCTCCGACGAAGAGGTGGCCAGGATCCACGGGCGGATGGCCGGCTGGTACGGCTCCGGCCTGCCGATCATCGACAACTCCCAGCACGACGTCGCCACGACGGTGCGGGTGCTGGACGACGTCGTCGCCCGCAGCATCGCCAGCCCGCCCAACTGGTAG
- the bldD gene encoding transcriptional regulator BldD: MSSEYAKQLGAKLRAIRTQQGLSLHGVEEKSQGRWKAVVVGSYERGDRAVTVQRLAELADFYGVPVQELLPGTTPGGAAEPPPKLVLDLERLAHVPQEKAGPLQRYAATIQSQRGDYNGKVLSIRQDDLRTLAVIYDQSPSVLTEQLISWGVLDADARRAVSHEEL, encoded by the coding sequence ATGTCCAGCGAATACGCCAAACAGCTCGGGGCCAAGCTCCGCGCCATCCGCACCCAGCAGGGCCTTTCTCTCCACGGCGTCGAGGAGAAGTCCCAGGGCCGCTGGAAGGCCGTGGTGGTCGGTTCGTACGAGCGCGGTGACCGCGCAGTGACCGTGCAGCGCCTCGCCGAGCTGGCGGACTTCTACGGCGTCCCGGTGCAGGAGCTGCTGCCGGGCACGACACCGGGCGGAGCGGCCGAGCCGCCGCCGAAGCTGGTGCTCGACCTGGAGCGCCTCGCCCATGTCCCGCAGGAGAAGGCCGGCCCGCTGCAGCGCTACGCCGCCACCATCCAGAGCCAGCGCGGTGACTACAACGGCAAGGTGCTCTCGATCCGCCAGGACGACCTGCGCACCCTCGCGGTCATCTACGACCAGTCGCCCTCGGTGCTGACCGAGCAGCTGATCAGCTGGGGCGTGCTCGACGCCGATGCACGCCGCGCCGTGTCACACGAGGAACTCTGA
- the nusB gene encoding transcription antitermination factor NusB has protein sequence MAARTKARKRAFQILFEADQRGADVQSVLADWMRHARTDPRQPPVNEYTLQLVEGYADHVNRIDELISTYAVDWDLDRMPAADRSIVRLGAYELLWVDDTPDAVAIDEAVQLAKEFSTDDSPAFVNGLLGRFKELKPSLRREAQ, from the coding sequence GTGGCTGCCCGTACCAAGGCCCGTAAGCGCGCCTTCCAGATTCTCTTCGAGGCCGACCAGCGCGGTGCCGATGTGCAGTCCGTGCTCGCGGACTGGATGCGGCACGCCCGGACCGATCCCCGGCAGCCGCCGGTGAACGAGTACACCCTGCAGCTGGTCGAGGGATACGCGGACCATGTCAACCGCATCGATGAGCTGATCTCCACCTACGCGGTCGACTGGGACCTGGACCGGATGCCCGCGGCCGACCGCAGCATCGTGCGCCTCGGCGCCTACGAACTGCTCTGGGTGGACGACACGCCGGACGCGGTGGCGATCGACGAAGCGGTGCAGCTCGCCAAGGAGTTCTCCACGGACGACTCCCCGGCCTTCGTCAACGGCCTCCTCGGCCGGTTCAAGGAGCTGAAGCCGAGTCTGCGGCGCGAGGCGCAGTAG
- a CDS encoding aminopeptidase P family protein codes for MSELYAARRTRLRDRVAGAGSAAALISRPANVRYLTGCAPPGAALLLGPADDVLLCGNPLSGDPSEGRPADDVRVSVLPTRGGDPVVAGADLAAKAGADILAVEEHHLTVTRHRALSQVAPRLRLSDLACAVEAQRLVKDDDEIACLRIAAEIADQALGELLESILVGRTERHLALELERRLVDHGADGPAFPTSVATGPNAGRPGHLPTDRRVEEGDFLSVGLGANYRGYRCEIGRTFVIGTTPSDWQIELYDLVFAAQRAGREALAPGVECREVDRVARHVLDAAGYGERLGPWTGHGVGLEIDEDPQLSPAAMGKLDACVPVTVEPGVHIPGRGGVRIDDTLVVRPEADGGPELLTITTKELLAL; via the coding sequence ATGTCCGAGTTGTACGCGGCCCGACGCACGCGTCTGCGCGACCGCGTAGCCGGGGCCGGAAGTGCCGCCGCACTGATCTCGCGCCCCGCGAACGTCCGCTACCTCACCGGCTGTGCGCCGCCCGGCGCCGCGCTGCTGCTGGGACCGGCCGACGATGTGCTGCTGTGCGGCAACCCGCTCAGCGGTGATCCCTCCGAGGGGCGCCCGGCCGACGACGTCCGGGTCTCGGTGCTGCCGACACGGGGCGGCGACCCGGTCGTGGCCGGCGCCGACCTGGCCGCCAAGGCCGGCGCGGACATCCTGGCCGTCGAGGAACACCACCTCACCGTCACCCGGCACCGGGCGCTCTCGCAGGTCGCGCCGCGGCTGCGGCTGAGCGATCTGGCCTGCGCGGTCGAGGCGCAGCGGCTGGTGAAGGACGACGACGAGATCGCCTGTCTGCGGATCGCCGCCGAGATCGCCGACCAGGCCCTGGGGGAGCTCCTGGAATCGATCCTGGTCGGACGCACCGAGCGGCATCTCGCGCTCGAACTGGAGCGGCGGCTGGTCGACCACGGTGCGGACGGCCCGGCCTTTCCGACCTCCGTCGCGACCGGCCCGAACGCCGGCCGCCCCGGGCATCTGCCCACCGACCGGCGGGTCGAGGAGGGCGACTTCCTCAGCGTCGGGCTGGGCGCCAATTACCGCGGCTACCGCTGCGAGATCGGCCGGACCTTCGTCATCGGCACCACGCCCTCGGACTGGCAGATCGAGCTGTACGATCTCGTTTTCGCAGCCCAGCGGGCCGGGCGCGAGGCGCTGGCGCCGGGTGTGGAGTGCCGCGAGGTGGACCGGGTGGCCCGCCATGTACTGGATGCCGCGGGGTACGGGGAGCGGCTCGGACCGTGGACCGGGCACGGTGTGGGACTCGAAATCGATGAGGACCCTCAGTTGTCCCCTGCCGCCATGGGTAAACTGGACGCTTGCGTGCCGGTCACCGTCGAGCCGGGGGTTCACATCCCGGGCCGTGGGGGTGTCCGGATCGACGACACACTCGTCGTCCGCCCCGAGGCGGACGGCGGGCCCGAGCTACTCACGATCACGACCAAGGAGCTGCTCGCACTCTGA